The Candidatus Nanohalococcus occultus genome contains a region encoding:
- a CDS encoding glycosyltransferase family 4 protein, whose product MRIDFFAETEGVSGIKIYSRNLLKYLKDQEIGHIMPPDAAKPWLVNRIFLDFFALRKVDADIVHLASQDLLSGIVVPEINNMVVTVHDIFPYLDGYAGPFYSWMARNYVKNLERNADKVIAISEATKEQLEENTEVETQKIEVVYQGVDLELFRPVEEEIDYGEYFLHVGHELDRKNMDGLIKVFEKIKEEKPEAKLVRVGNKDRTRKLIENSDIVDSTDVVYEEGIDSDRLVKLYSNAEKLLFPSEAEGFGRPMIESLACGTSVVAFDRKPMNEVLPELMLVEWGDTESFAQKAIEPLESPEACREIAGKYSWETTADQTKEVYKKCLN is encoded by the coding sequence ATGAGGATAGATTTCTTTGCGGAGACAGAGGGTGTTTCCGGTATCAAAATATATTCTAGGAATCTTCTAAAATATCTCAAAGATCAAGAAATTGGTCATATTATGCCTCCGGATGCTGCCAAACCTTGGCTAGTCAACAGGATTTTTTTGGATTTCTTTGCGCTTAGAAAAGTAGATGCGGATATAGTACATTTAGCTAGCCAAGATCTTCTGTCTGGTATCGTAGTTCCTGAAATTAATAATATGGTTGTCACGGTCCACGATATATTTCCGTATTTAGATGGCTATGCGGGTCCCTTCTACTCGTGGATGGCAAGAAACTATGTAAAGAATTTAGAGAGAAATGCCGACAAGGTAATAGCAATATCTGAAGCCACTAAAGAGCAGCTTGAAGAAAATACGGAGGTAGAAACGCAAAAGATAGAGGTTGTGTATCAAGGAGTTGATCTCGAACTATTTAGGCCTGTTGAAGAAGAGATAGATTACGGTGAGTATTTTCTCCACGTAGGCCATGAACTAGACAGGAAAAATATGGACGGTTTAATTAAAGTATTTGAGAAGATAAAAGAAGAGAAACCGGAGGCGAAACTGGTAAGAGTAGGGAACAAAGATAGGACGAGAAAGTTAATTGAAAATTCGGACATAGTGGATAGCACAGATGTGGTTTACGAGGAGGGCATAGATTCAGATAGATTAGTTAAACTCTATTCTAATGCAGAGAAGCTGTTGTTCCCGAGCGAAGCCGAAGGTTTTGGAAGACCGATGATCGAGAGTCTGGCATGTGGAACTTCAGTAGTAGCTTTTGACAGGAAACCAATGAATGAGGTTCTACCTGAGTTAATGCTTGTAGAGTGGGGAGATACGGAAAGTTTTGCTCAGAAAGCAATTGAACCTCTGGAAAGTCCTGAGGCATGTAGAGAAATTGCTGGAAAGTATAGTTGGGAGACAACGGCTGATCAGACAAAAGAGGTGTATAAGAAATGTCTGAACTGA
- a CDS encoding glycosyltransferase — MKISLICTVYNEGESIRDLLDSLLDQTRLPDEAVFVDGGSIDNTQEIIEEYAEENEWIKLYVDEGCNIAEGRNTAVRKAENDYIVGTDGGCILDENWLESMAAEFEDGYEFVVGMWKPRSEKMFERVQGRIIASKMSPEEVKKGNRSASSRSVGFTRKVWIEVGGYPEELYTGEDSKFNAEILAKGYEQGVAENAWVEWKMRPTWRSLWEQFKTYGEGDAKGGNLFTHHSKKLGLTKNLLLTAYAKTFLLTLIATAVSARYIPEYIKYLVLLLVLEVIGPLIYEKGAIIESLREDGFKAFVFALGISQIKLWAWFTGFAVTCFRKPSLLPYQLKEVIRLR; from the coding sequence ATGAAGATATCGCTGATCTGTACAGTTTACAACGAAGGAGAATCTATCAGAGATTTGCTGGACTCGCTTCTAGACCAGACAAGGCTTCCGGACGAAGCAGTTTTCGTAGATGGCGGCAGCATCGACAACACTCAAGAAATAATAGAAGAGTACGCAGAAGAAAACGAATGGATTAAGCTCTACGTAGATGAAGGCTGTAACATCGCAGAAGGACGCAATACAGCAGTAAGAAAGGCTGAAAACGATTATATTGTAGGGACCGATGGCGGATGTATTCTCGATGAAAACTGGCTGGAAAGCATGGCAGCTGAGTTCGAAGACGGATACGAGTTTGTTGTAGGAATGTGGAAGCCGCGTTCAGAAAAAATGTTTGAACGGGTTCAGGGACGGATAATAGCAAGCAAAATGAGTCCTGAGGAAGTCAAGAAAGGAAACCGCTCGGCCTCATCGCGTTCAGTAGGATTCACACGGAAAGTATGGATCGAGGTCGGAGGATATCCTGAAGAACTTTATACAGGCGAGGACTCGAAGTTCAACGCAGAAATACTGGCAAAAGGATACGAACAAGGCGTCGCAGAAAACGCATGGGTCGAATGGAAGATGCGGCCAACCTGGAGAAGTCTCTGGGAACAGTTCAAAACATATGGTGAAGGAGATGCCAAAGGAGGTAATCTGTTCACGCACCACAGCAAAAAACTTGGATTGACGAAAAACCTATTGCTTACAGCGTATGCTAAAACGTTTTTACTTACTTTAATTGCTACGGCGGTCTCGGCGCGTTATATACCTGAATACATAAAATATTTGGTTTTGCTGTTAGTTCTAGAGGTTATAGGTCCTTTAATCTATGAAAAAGGCGCTATAATCGAAAGCCTTAGAGAAGACGGTTTCAAGGCGTTTGTATTTGCTTTAGGCATCTCACAGATTAAATTGTGGGCCTGGTTTACAGGGTTTGCCGTGACCTGTTTCAGGAAACCTTCGCTACTGCCATACCAGTTAAAAGAGGTGATAAGGCTTAGATGA
- a CDS encoding glycosyltransferase has translation MRQAIYHPWLKGRGGAEKVILEAAKNSEHETTVFTLFYDEEQTFEEFKDVDIQVIGSNAQPRNFLDKGLRFGLGAMIKKLPLEDYDALIVSEAGIGSLIAIRNHDIPVIGYVHTPLRPALPEFKQTYRAEKSVFTRPIFDIGIKIYDILERQAWKHFDAVLANSQLTKERIVEKGLKKEDEIEVLNPGAELVEETSDLGKYFLYPSRFRRYKRQDLAIEAWKQAETQDFDLVLAGAAQEQDYIQELEGKADSSIKFKYDLPGDQWKEQFKNAYGVLFLAEKEDWGIVPIEAGMYGKPTIAVNEGSPAETVKDRETGFLVEADSADIAEKIEAMIESREKAEFMGQKARENAEKYSWNNFGQKLDGKVKQAAGK, from the coding sequence ATGCGGCAGGCAATATATCATCCGTGGCTCAAGGGTAGAGGTGGCGCGGAAAAAGTAATACTGGAGGCAGCTAAGAACTCTGAGCATGAAACAACGGTTTTCACTCTGTTTTACGATGAAGAACAGACTTTCGAGGAGTTTAAGGATGTAGATATACAGGTAATAGGTTCGAATGCTCAGCCAAGAAATTTTCTGGATAAAGGACTGCGGTTCGGTCTTGGAGCGATGATAAAAAAGCTGCCGCTTGAAGATTACGATGCATTAATAGTTTCAGAAGCAGGTATCGGATCTCTGATTGCTATAAGGAACCACGACATACCTGTAATTGGCTATGTCCATACTCCGCTACGACCAGCGTTACCCGAGTTCAAACAGACTTACAGAGCCGAAAAAAGCGTTTTTACTCGCCCTATTTTTGACATAGGTATTAAAATATATGATATACTGGAAAGACAGGCCTGGAAGCACTTCGATGCTGTATTAGCGAACAGTCAGCTCACTAAAGAACGTATAGTCGAAAAAGGTTTGAAAAAAGAAGATGAGATCGAAGTACTGAATCCTGGAGCCGAACTAGTAGAGGAAACCAGTGACTTAGGAAAATATTTCCTTTATCCGTCGCGTTTCCGACGTTACAAACGTCAAGACTTGGCTATAGAAGCATGGAAGCAAGCAGAAACACAGGACTTCGATTTAGTCCTCGCAGGCGCAGCCCAAGAACAAGATTATATACAGGAACTCGAAGGAAAAGCAGATAGCTCAATCAAATTCAAGTATGATCTGCCTGGAGATCAGTGGAAAGAACAGTTCAAAAATGCTTACGGAGTTTTATTCCTCGCAGAAAAAGAAGACTGGGGTATAGTACCTATAGAAGCAGGAATGTACGGAAAGCCAACAATCGCGGTTAATGAAGGAAGCCCTGCGGAAACAGTAAAAGACAGAGAAACCGGATTTCTAGTAGAAGCTGATTCTGCCGACATTGCCGAAAAAATCGAGGCAATGATCGAATCAAGAGAAAAAGCAGAATTTATGGGTCAGAAAGCGCGTGAAAACGCTGAAAAATACAGCTGGAATAATTTTGGGCAAAAACTGGATGGAAAAGTGAAGCAGGCCGCTGGAAAATGA